From the genome of Geminocystis herdmanii PCC 6308, one region includes:
- a CDS encoding IctB family putative bicarbonate transporter, with protein MNQGILKEEKSPLLNWRKTSLLGKIIGIVSPWESGSYLLSYSDVIATVLICLVIIAAPFTNNTLVGIILMASSGFWALLTLAEVKQNQITPIHLWIFAYWLISVVATAFSPLKMEALSGLFKFTLYLLFFALASRIFRHPKLLSWVTGVYLLVSIIVSAYGVRQQFIGVKPLATWTDPTSPLADTTRVYSYLGNPNLLGSYLIPAVAFSVVGLIIWQTIPLKVFAGFSLIMHSACIYFTGSRGAWLALIATGVVFLLAFKFWWGEYLTPFWRKWLIPIVIGSFILLVLMGALISEPLRLRITSLFSWRGDSSNNFRINVWTSGLKMLADYPLTGIGLGNQVFNKIYPTYMQTKFTALSTYCVLLEIAIESGLIGLIAFLGIVTSTFQRGIQVIKNLKPENNLLAMWVIGALGAIAGLATQGLFDTVWYRPQVNTLWWLCIAVVASFPLQLSKE; from the coding sequence ATGAATCAAGGAATTTTAAAAGAAGAAAAATCACCCCTATTAAATTGGCGCAAAACCAGTTTATTAGGCAAAATAATCGGCATTGTTTCCCCTTGGGAATCAGGTAGTTATCTACTTAGTTACTCCGATGTCATTGCAACGGTGTTAATTTGTCTTGTCATCATTGCCGCCCCTTTTACGAATAATACTTTAGTCGGTATTATCTTAATGGCAAGTAGCGGATTTTGGGCATTGTTAACCCTTGCGGAAGTGAAACAAAATCAAATTACTCCAATTCATCTATGGATTTTTGCCTATTGGTTAATTTCGGTGGTGGCAACGGCTTTTTCTCCCCTCAAAATGGAAGCATTATCAGGGTTATTCAAATTTACTTTATACTTACTTTTCTTTGCCTTAGCTAGTCGTATTTTTCGACATCCGAAACTGTTATCTTGGGTGACGGGAGTTTATTTATTAGTCTCTATAATCGTTAGTGCCTATGGAGTGAGGCAACAATTTATAGGTGTAAAACCTCTTGCTACATGGACTGATCCCACTTCTCCCCTTGCGGATACGACTAGGGTTTATAGTTATTTAGGTAATCCCAATTTATTGGGTAGTTATTTAATTCCTGCGGTGGCTTTTTCCGTGGTGGGTTTAATCATCTGGCAAACTATCCCGTTAAAAGTGTTTGCTGGTTTTAGCTTAATTATGCACAGTGCCTGTATTTATTTTACAGGAAGTCGTGGTGCATGGTTAGCATTGATAGCAACGGGAGTTGTCTTTCTTTTGGCGTTTAAGTTTTGGTGGGGTGAATATCTAACTCCTTTTTGGCGTAAGTGGTTGATTCCCATCGTAATCGGTAGTTTTATTCTACTTGTATTAATGGGTGCTTTAATTAGTGAACCTTTAAGATTGAGAATCACAAGTCTTTTTTCGTGGCGTGGTGACAGTAGTAATAATTTTAGGATTAATGTTTGGACTTCTGGGCTAAAAATGTTAGCTGATTATCCTTTAACGGGCATTGGGTTGGGTAATCAGGTTTTTAATAAAATTTATCCTACTTATATGCAAACAAAATTCACGGCTTTAAGTACCTATTGCGTTTTACTTGAAATTGCGATCGAATCTGGTTTAATCGGTCTTATTGCCTTTCTAGGTATCGTTACAAGCACTTTTCAACGGGGCATACAAGTCATTAAAAATCTTAAACCTGAGAACAATTTACTAGCTATGTGGGTAATTGGTGCATTAGGTGCGATCGCCGGTTTAGCTACTCAAGGATTATTTGATACTGTGTGGTATCGCCCACAAGTTAACACTTTATGGTGGTTATGTATAGCCGTAGTGGCTTCTTTTCCCTTACAGTTAAGCAAAGAGTAA
- the glyQ gene encoding glycine--tRNA ligase subunit alpha, with protein MSINFQSIVTTLNQFWSDRNCLIAQPYDTEKGAGTMSHNTFLRAIGPEPWSVAYIEPCRRPTDGRYGENPNRVQHYYQYQVLIKPSPDNIQEIYLDSLKALGIHTEDHDIRFVEDNWESPTLGAWGVGWEVWLDGMEITQFTYFQQCGGIDCHPVSIEITYGLERLAMYLQDVDSIYDIQWNDDIKYGDIFLQGEVEQCIYNFEASNPDLLLKLFNLYEQEAKQLIEKNLVLPSLDYVLKCSHCFNLLDARGVIAVAERTRYIGRIRNLAREVAQQYLSQRESLNFPLMRDNSAKILVNT; from the coding sequence ATGAGTATTAATTTTCAATCGATCGTCACTACCTTAAATCAATTTTGGAGTGACAGAAACTGCCTCATTGCTCAACCCTATGATACCGAAAAAGGGGCAGGTACTATGAGTCATAATACCTTCTTACGCGCGATCGGTCCTGAACCTTGGTCTGTGGCATATATAGAACCTTGTAGAAGACCCACCGATGGGCGTTACGGCGAAAACCCTAACCGAGTCCAGCATTATTATCAATATCAAGTGTTAATTAAGCCCTCTCCTGACAATATTCAAGAGATATATTTAGATTCTTTGAAGGCATTGGGAATACACACGGAAGATCATGATATTCGCTTTGTGGAAGACAACTGGGAATCTCCTACCCTTGGCGCTTGGGGTGTCGGTTGGGAAGTGTGGTTAGACGGTATGGAAATTACGCAGTTTACCTATTTTCAACAATGTGGCGGTATTGACTGTCATCCTGTTTCGATCGAAATTACCTACGGTTTAGAAAGATTGGCGATGTATTTACAAGATGTGGATAGCATTTATGATATTCAATGGAATGATGACATAAAATACGGCGATATATTTTTACAAGGGGAAGTTGAACAATGTATCTACAACTTTGAAGCATCCAATCCAGATTTATTATTAAAACTGTTTAATTTATACGAACAAGAAGCGAAACAACTAATCGAAAAAAATCTTGTTTTGCCTAGTTTAGACTATGTTTTAAAATGTTCCCATTGCTTTAACTTATTAGATGCTAGGGGAGTTATTGCGGTAGCAGAAAGAACTAGATATATTGGCAGAATCCGTAATTTAGCTCGTGAAGTTGCTCAACAATATTTAAGTCAAAGAGAGTCGTTAAATTTTCCTTTAATGAGAGATAATTCAGCAAAAATTTTAGTCAATACTTAA
- a CDS encoding response regulator, whose amino-acid sequence MASKQTYLFNTLKKHQFSGLVKLVYPGKTQWHFYLSMGRLIYGTGGEHSVRRWRRNLAAYLPNIATDASYLETEIRSISADTIKFCWEYELVRRWLVNGKADREGVMKMINGILTEIFFDLNQTTEITFHLDNKIQIPLSEQIFLVDANQFIVPAWQQWQTWISIRLGDRSPNKAPVIRSGEQLQEHTSPKTYAAFTKLFNGRNTLRDLSLQLKRDLNQFSSSLLPYIQQGYIDLVSVADLPAPISPPTVIQVDENAPIIACIDDSPLICDTMNNILKKAGYQFIGITEPMKAIAKVLATKPDLIFLDLVMPHTNGYEICASLRKLSFFRQTPIIIVTSNDGMIERVKTKMAGASDFIAKPINPDELLNIVTKYLSSK is encoded by the coding sequence GTGGCTTCAAAACAAACCTATCTTTTCAACACCCTCAAAAAACATCAATTTAGTGGACTCGTAAAATTAGTGTATCCGGGGAAAACCCAATGGCATTTTTATCTGTCTATGGGGCGCTTAATTTATGGTACAGGGGGAGAGCATTCTGTCAGACGGTGGCGGCGCAATTTAGCCGCTTATCTTCCTAATATCGCTACCGATGCCAGTTATTTAGAAACAGAAATTCGATCGATTTCTGCCGATACCATTAAATTTTGTTGGGAATATGAATTAGTGCGCCGTTGGTTAGTCAATGGTAAAGCCGACAGAGAAGGAGTTATGAAGATGATTAATGGTATTCTCACAGAAATTTTTTTCGATCTCAATCAAACCACAGAAATTACTTTTCATCTCGATAATAAAATTCAAATTCCCCTATCAGAACAAATTTTTCTGGTGGATGCCAATCAATTCATTGTACCAGCTTGGCAACAATGGCAAACTTGGATTAGTATTAGGTTAGGAGATCGATCGCCCAATAAAGCCCCCGTAATTCGATCGGGCGAACAATTACAAGAACATACATCCCCCAAAACCTACGCCGCTTTCACAAAATTATTTAACGGTAGAAATACCCTCAGAGATTTATCCCTACAATTGAAACGGGATTTAAACCAGTTTAGCAGTTCCTTATTACCTTACATTCAGCAAGGCTATATCGATTTAGTCTCCGTAGCTGACTTACCCGCCCCTATTTCCCCTCCCACAGTCATACAAGTTGACGAAAACGCGCCTATCATTGCCTGTATTGATGATAGCCCTCTCATTTGTGACACTATGAATAATATCCTCAAAAAAGCAGGATACCAGTTCATCGGTATTACCGAACCCATGAAAGCGATCGCCAAAGTATTGGCAACGAAACCAGATTTAATTTTTTTAGATTTAGTAATGCCCCATACCAACGGTTATGAAATTTGTGCTAGTTTAAGAAAACTGTCTTTCTTTCGTCAAACTCCAATTATCATTGTAACATCTAATGATGGCATGATCGAACGAGTGAAAACAAAAATGGCAGGCGCTTCCGATTTTATTGCAAAACCCATTAATCCTGATGAATTATTAAATATAGTAACTAAATATTTGTCTTCTAAATAG
- the ycf46 gene encoding stress-responsive protein Ycf46, protein MKEELNILIKAQYPLIYLVTSEEDRAEESIATIVNESSSQEHRRVYLWTVTRGIVEYSQQGNQSVQHNTVSPEAAIEWVIRQKEAGIYIFKDLHPYLESPPVTRWLRDAIATFKGTDKIIILMSPYQQTPLELEKDLVVLDFPLPQAHELDEVLERALKQSRGKRLTPEVKEKLRRAALGLTIDEAEKVYRKAQIKAGQLTENEVEIVLSEKKQLIRRNGILDYMEEDETINGVGGLEELKHWLKQRSEAFSEKARTYGLPQPKGMLILGVPGCGKSLIAKTTSKLWGLPLLRLDMGRVYDGSTVGKSEANLRSALKTAESISPAILFIDELDKAFAGSSGSADSDGGTSSRIFGSFLTWMQEKTSPVFVMATANRIEKLPSEFLRKGRFDEIFFVDLPSVAEREAIFRIHLTKRRSDIARFDTEELAKTSEGFSGAEIEQAIIAAMYEAFAQDREFHQLDIIAAIKSTLPLSRTMTEQVTALRDWARQRARTASASIAEYQRMEF, encoded by the coding sequence ATGAAAGAAGAGTTAAACATTCTCATCAAAGCTCAATATCCTCTGATTTACCTAGTAACATCAGAAGAAGATAGAGCGGAAGAATCCATAGCAACTATAGTAAATGAGTCGTCCTCTCAAGAACATCGTCGAGTGTATTTGTGGACTGTCACTAGAGGAATTGTTGAATATAGTCAACAAGGTAATCAGTCAGTACAACATAATACTGTATCGCCCGAAGCAGCGATCGAGTGGGTAATCCGTCAAAAAGAAGCAGGAATTTACATCTTCAAAGACTTACATCCTTATTTGGAATCGCCCCCTGTAACCCGTTGGTTAAGGGATGCCATCGCCACCTTCAAGGGAACAGATAAAATCATTATCTTAATGTCACCCTATCAGCAAACACCCCTAGAACTAGAAAAAGATTTAGTGGTGTTAGATTTTCCCTTACCTCAAGCTCACGAGCTAGACGAAGTATTGGAAAGAGCCTTAAAGCAAAGCAGAGGCAAACGTCTCACTCCCGAAGTCAAAGAAAAATTACGCAGAGCAGCTCTCGGTTTAACCATCGATGAAGCAGAAAAAGTCTATAGAAAAGCTCAGATTAAAGCAGGACAATTGACAGAAAATGAAGTGGAAATCGTCCTGTCTGAGAAAAAACAACTGATTCGGCGTAATGGCATTCTTGACTATATGGAAGAAGACGAAACCATTAATGGTGTCGGGGGTTTAGAAGAACTCAAACACTGGTTAAAACAACGATCGGAAGCCTTCAGCGAAAAAGCTAGAACCTACGGATTACCGCAACCGAAAGGAATGTTAATCTTAGGAGTCCCCGGCTGTGGAAAGTCTCTCATTGCCAAAACTACCTCGAAACTATGGGGTTTACCCCTATTAAGGTTAGACATGGGCAGGGTTTATGACGGTTCAACAGTAGGAAAATCGGAAGCAAATCTGCGCAGTGCCTTGAAAACTGCTGAGTCTATTTCACCCGCAATCTTATTTATTGACGAGTTAGACAAGGCTTTTGCAGGAAGCTCAGGATCAGCCGATTCCGATGGTGGTACATCTAGTCGCATTTTCGGCTCATTTTTAACATGGATGCAGGAAAAAACCTCCCCCGTGTTTGTAATGGCAACGGCAAACCGTATCGAAAAGTTACCAAGTGAGTTTTTGCGCAAAGGTCGTTTCGATGAAATCTTTTTTGTGGATTTACCCAGTGTTGCGGAACGGGAAGCAATTTTTAGGATACATCTTACTAAACGTCGATCGGACATCGCCCGTTTTGATACGGAGGAGTTAGCTAAGACATCCGAAGGTTTTTCTGGGGCAGAGATTGAACAAGCAATTATTGCAGCTATGTATGAGGCTTTCGCTCAAGATCGAGAGTTTCACCAATTAGATATAATTGCCGCTATCAAGTCCACACTACCTCTGTCCCGTACTATGACTGAGCAGGTAACAGCGCTACGAGACTGGGCTAGACAAAGAGCCAGAACTGCTTCAGCCTCCATTGCGGAATATCAACGCATGGAGTTTTAA
- a CDS encoding M61 family metallopeptidase → MNKFSPNIHYFVSMACPESHLFTITLNIENWQENILDLKMPVWTPGSYLVREYSRHLQNFRANSTENHNKLSWQKKAKNHWQINTKNQENITIKYQIYANDLTVRTNHLDATHGYFNGAALFFYLPDYEKLPFKISIEPPFPHWHISTSLPRISDTKNTFLAEDFDTLVDSPFEIGTQKIAHFTVENKPHQWVIWGEGNLKLGKLIQDTIKIIETEAKIFGELPYEDYFFLLHLSASGFGGLEHKNCCVLNYPRFGFQKKEKYDRFIQLVAHEFFHLWNVKRIRPKALETFDYDQENYTSSLWFSEGSTSYYDMIIPLRAGIYNRQTFFELLSKDISQYLSTPGRQIQPLSESSFDAWIKLYRRDAYSNNCQISYYLKGQLVTLLLDLLIRKNSDNEKSFDNVMLTMWQKFGKQEIGFTPEDLKQEIEVIANTDLTEFFNLYLESTIELPFNEYFEPFGLKLEARIDNNMPPYLGLKTQKDGGIEKITFVDANSPAGKAGIDADDELLAIDNFRVNSDNLMDRLQDYQTGDIIKLTYFHQEELKTVEVTLETPQPLGYQVKIIDNPSKKQQEMLHKWLK, encoded by the coding sequence ATGAATAAATTTAGTCCAAATATCCATTATTTTGTTTCCATGGCTTGTCCAGAATCTCATTTATTTACCATCACATTAAATATTGAAAATTGGCAAGAAAATATCTTAGATTTAAAAATGCCTGTGTGGACTCCCGGTTCTTATTTAGTCAGAGAATACTCACGACATCTACAAAATTTTAGAGCAAACTCTACAGAAAATCACAATAAATTAAGTTGGCAAAAAAAAGCTAAAAATCACTGGCAAATTAACACAAAAAATCAAGAAAATATCACCATAAAATATCAAATTTATGCTAATGATTTAACCGTTAGAACTAATCATTTAGATGCAACCCATGGTTATTTTAATGGGGCAGCATTATTTTTTTATCTTCCTGATTATGAAAAATTACCATTCAAAATCTCGATCGAACCACCCTTTCCGCACTGGCATATTAGCACCTCATTACCAAGAATTTCCGACACAAAAAATACATTTTTAGCGGAAGATTTTGATACCTTAGTCGATAGCCCTTTTGAAATTGGTACACAAAAAATAGCTCATTTCACCGTAGAAAATAAACCTCATCAATGGGTAATTTGGGGAGAAGGAAATCTTAAACTAGGCAAACTAATTCAAGACACCATCAAAATTATTGAAACTGAAGCAAAAATATTTGGAGAATTACCCTATGAAGATTATTTTTTCTTGTTACACTTATCCGCTAGTGGTTTTGGTGGACTAGAACATAAAAACTGTTGTGTCTTAAATTATCCCCGTTTTGGCTTTCAAAAAAAAGAAAAGTACGATCGATTTATTCAGTTAGTAGCCCATGAATTTTTCCACCTTTGGAATGTCAAAAGAATCCGCCCTAAAGCCTTAGAAACCTTCGATTATGACCAAGAAAATTATACTTCTTCTCTGTGGTTTTCAGAAGGCTCAACTAGCTATTATGACATGATTATACCCCTAAGAGCAGGTATTTATAACCGACAAACTTTTTTTGAATTATTAAGTAAAGATATAAGCCAATATTTAAGCACTCCCGGCAGACAAATTCAACCTTTAAGCGAATCAAGTTTTGACGCTTGGATTAAATTATATCGCCGAGATGCTTATAGTAATAATTGTCAAATTTCCTATTATTTAAAAGGGCAATTAGTCACCTTATTATTAGACTTATTAATTAGAAAAAATAGTGATAATGAGAAATCTTTTGATAATGTCATGTTAACCATGTGGCAAAAATTTGGTAAACAAGAAATCGGCTTTACTCCCGAAGATTTAAAACAAGAAATAGAAGTAATTGCCAATACAGATTTAACCGAATTTTTTAACTTATATTTAGAGAGTACGATCGAGCTACCATTTAACGAATATTTTGAACCCTTTGGCTTAAAATTAGAAGCAAGAATAGACAATAATATGCCCCCCTATTTAGGTTTAAAAACTCAAAAAGATGGAGGTATAGAAAAAATAACCTTTGTCGATGCCAATTCTCCCGCAGGAAAAGCAGGAATTGATGCCGACGACGAATTATTAGCCATCGATAACTTTAGAGTCAATAGCGATAATTTAATGGACAGATTACAAGACTATCAAACAGGAGACATCATCAAATTAACCTATTTTCACCAAGAAGAATTAAAAACCGTAGAAGTGACATTAGAAACACCTCAACCCCTAGGCTATCAAGTCAAAATCATTGATAACCCCTCGAAAAAACAACAGGAAATGTTGCATAAATGGCTTAAATAA
- a CDS encoding pentapeptide repeat-containing protein, with amino-acid sequence MTENNDRTLNNLEVVELNTIPPKQLTYVKREKTSYSTYILIALISSIVGIFSNNTWLGLTGALLAFTFAVIQVIPHALEWIRFFLTPQERKTLVGFVGLILSTAILFKYLGVYHRIGLWLNQFKYDEFGSWAEWVGALGQILIAVLAVYVAWQQYVISKDLTIQQNRITQQQTIDAYFQGISDLVLGPDGLLEDWPQERAIAEGRTAAILGSVDSSGKAKILRFLSRSRLITPLRRDAHLGRPILDGSGGYEEDRQFGMRVINLGVVLAGCNFHKEDLRWIDLSEANMVRADLSLCDLIKTNLSRTILYEASLKGADLKAVRLFYGDYKTASPRSRTEEPNYKTGEYTGVVIEKANLTGVKNLSEENRYYCCCWGGEYTRSTIPGGCQGIPDRSTEE; translated from the coding sequence ATGACTGAAAATAACGATCGAACTCTAAATAACTTAGAAGTTGTAGAATTAAATACCATTCCCCCTAAGCAACTTACCTACGTTAAACGAGAGAAAACATCTTATTCTACCTATATTCTTATTGCTCTGATCAGTTCGATCGTAGGAATTTTTTCCAACAATACTTGGTTAGGATTAACGGGTGCTTTACTAGCTTTTACCTTTGCCGTTATTCAAGTTATACCTCATGCTCTTGAGTGGATTCGTTTTTTTCTGACTCCCCAAGAAAGAAAAACCTTAGTGGGTTTTGTGGGTTTAATTTTAAGTACGGCTATTTTATTCAAGTATTTAGGAGTTTATCACCGTATCGGTTTATGGTTAAATCAGTTCAAATATGATGAATTTGGTTCTTGGGCGGAATGGGTAGGCGCACTCGGACAAATTTTGATTGCCGTGTTAGCGGTATATGTGGCGTGGCAACAATACGTTATTTCTAAGGATTTAACTATTCAACAAAATCGCATTACTCAACAACAAACCATTGATGCTTATTTTCAGGGTATCTCAGATTTAGTTTTAGGTCCTGATGGATTGTTGGAAGACTGGCCCCAAGAAAGAGCGATCGCAGAAGGAAGAACGGCAGCTATTTTAGGAAGTGTGGACTCATCAGGTAAAGCAAAAATATTACGGTTTTTATCTCGATCTCGTTTAATTACTCCTTTACGCAGAGATGCCCATTTAGGAAGACCGATTTTAGACGGCAGTGGCGGTTATGAAGAAGATCGTCAATTTGGCATGAGAGTTATTAATTTAGGAGTAGTGTTAGCAGGATGTAATTTTCATAAGGAAGATTTACGGTGGATAGATTTAAGTGAAGCGAATATGGTAAGGGCAGATTTATCTTTATGTGATCTAATCAAAACTAATTTATCTCGTACTATACTTTATGAAGCCAGTTTAAAAGGAGCAGATTTAAAAGCGGTAAGATTATTTTATGGAGATTACAAAACGGCTAGTCCTCGTAGTCGTACGGAAGAGCCGAACTATAAAACGGGAGAATATACGGGAGTTGTCATCGAAAAAGCTAATTTAACGGGGGTAAAAAATCTCAGTGAGGAGAATCGTTATTACTGTTGTTGTTGGGGTGGAGAATACACTCGATCGACCATACCGGGAGGATGTCAGGGTATTCCCGATCGATCAACAGAAGAATAG
- a CDS encoding type 1 glutamine amidotransferase translates to MHLTIGWLYPKLMSTYGDRGNVICLERRCQWRNLDVSILPLDQDTDIQTFQEFDIIVGGGAQDRQQEIVMRDLQGEKAEIMKTKISEGIPGVFTCGSPQLLGKYYEPALGQRIDGLGILDLVTKHPGQNVPRCIGNVAFDIVAEPLAQDLKEMLGESPTVIGFENHGGRTYLGEVSPLGKVVSGYGNNGEDGFEGAFYQNAIATYAHGPLLPKNPFLADWLIIKSIEHKYQEKITLTPLDDSLAHQGRKTMLKRILSN, encoded by the coding sequence ATGCACTTAACTATCGGTTGGCTTTATCCTAAACTAATGAGTACCTATGGCGATCGAGGTAATGTTATCTGTTTAGAACGCAGATGTCAATGGCGCAATTTAGATGTCTCTATATTACCGCTAGATCAAGACACCGATATTCAAACCTTTCAAGAATTTGACATTATCGTAGGAGGAGGTGCGCAGGATAGACAACAAGAAATTGTCATGCGAGATTTGCAAGGCGAAAAAGCAGAAATAATGAAAACCAAAATTAGTGAGGGGATTCCGGGGGTTTTTACCTGTGGTTCTCCTCAACTACTAGGGAAATACTACGAACCAGCCCTTGGTCAAAGAATTGATGGATTAGGTATCTTAGATTTAGTTACTAAACATCCGGGGCAAAATGTGCCTCGCTGTATTGGGAATGTTGCTTTTGATATTGTAGCCGAACCTTTAGCCCAAGATTTAAAGGAAATGTTAGGGGAGTCTCCCACTGTCATCGGTTTTGAGAATCACGGCGGAAGAACATATTTAGGGGAAGTGTCACCCTTAGGTAAAGTAGTTAGTGGTTATGGCAATAATGGAGAGGATGGTTTTGAAGGCGCTTTTTATCAGAATGCGATCGCAACCTATGCCCATGGGCCACTTTTACCGAAAAATCCCTTTCTTGCTGACTGGTTAATTATCAAGTCGATCGAACATAAGTACCAAGAAAAAATTACTTTAACTCCCTTAGATGACAGTTTAGCCCATCAGGGCAGGAAAACTATGTTAAAACGCATTTTAAGCAATTAA
- a CDS encoding helix-turn-helix domain-containing protein, which translates to MTKTIGKMIPTIDTKIYSHLLSKTLPKIIETETEYQQTLEKVEQLTFKKNKTLEELNLLKLLVLLIEQYEQENYSIEKAKPQEILLHLMDSNNLRQADLVGIIGSSGVISEVINGKRNISINQAKALGNFLNVPAELFI; encoded by the coding sequence ATGACAAAAACTATTGGAAAAATGATCCCTACTATTGATACTAAAATATATAGTCATCTTTTAAGTAAAACTTTACCAAAAATTATCGAAACAGAAACAGAATATCAACAAACCTTAGAAAAAGTCGAACAGTTAACGTTTAAGAAAAATAAAACTTTAGAAGAGTTAAATTTATTAAAATTGTTGGTATTATTAATTGAACAATATGAACAAGAAAATTACTCGATCGAAAAAGCAAAACCCCAGGAAATTTTACTTCATTTAATGGATTCTAATAATCTTCGTCAAGCTGATTTAGTAGGAATTATTGGTTCGAGTGGAGTAATTTCTGAAGTTATTAATGGAAAAAGAAATATTAGCATAAATCAGGCTAAAGCCTTAGGCAATTTTTTAAATGTACCAGCAGAATTATTTATTTAA
- a CDS encoding DUF1257 domain-containing protein, which translates to MSHFSTLRTKITSAEILTSSLRDLGINVTTDADVRGYNGQRLRADIVAVLEGEYDLGWSRNADGSFDLIADLWGVAKKHNQTELINSINQKYAVNKTLTEVKQRGLQNANVKLVLK; encoded by the coding sequence ATGTCTCACTTTAGCACTTTACGCACCAAGATTACTTCTGCCGAAATTTTAACCAGTTCCTTACGGGATTTAGGTATCAACGTAACCACCGATGCTGATGTGCGCGGTTATAACGGTCAACGTCTTCGTGCTGATATTGTAGCCGTTTTAGAAGGTGAATATGATCTCGGTTGGTCTCGCAATGCTGATGGTAGCTTTGATTTAATCGCTGATCTCTGGGGTGTTGCTAAAAAACACAATCAAACTGAGTTAATCAATTCCATCAACCAAAAATACGCAGTAAACAAAACTTTAACTGAAGTAAAACAAAGAGGATTACAAAACGCTAATGTTAAGTTAGTTCTCAAATAA